A stretch of the Corylus avellana chromosome ca6, CavTom2PMs-1.0 genome encodes the following:
- the LOC132184188 gene encoding protein DCL, chloroplastic, producing MGTAMASISKPLPRVHLPSNPIPLRFSAVILSFPSFPAASFPRHLRAIKTGPDGFGSDLLRKPIISQDKDVGGISEEDEESQGKREYEDGDEEKWVDWEDRILEDTVPLVGFVRMILHSGKYQSGDRLSAEHEKTILDRLLPFHPEAEKKIGCGIDYITIGYHPEFERSRCLFIVRKDGELVDFSYWKCIKGLIKKNYPLYADSFILRHFRRHRRSV from the exons ATGGGCACAGCCATGGCTTCCATATCTAAGCCACTGCCACGTGTCCACCTCCCCTCGAACCCTATCCCTCTCCGCTTCTCAGCTGTAATCCTATCGTTCCCTTCCTTCCCAGCGGCGTCGTTTCCCCGACATCTCCGAGCCATTAAAACCGGACCGGACGGTTTCGGCTCGGACTTGCTAAGGAAGCCTATTATTTCGCAGGACAAGGACGTGGGCGGGATTTCGGAGGAAGACGAGGAGAGCCAGGGGAAGAGGGAGTACGAGGACGGGGACGAAGAGAAATGGGTGGACTGGGAGGACCGGATTTTGGAGGACACGGTTCCTCTGGTCGGCTTTGTTAGGATGATCCTTCATTCTGGAAA ATATCAAAGTGGAGATAGATTAAGTGCAGAGCATGAGAAAACCATTCTTGACAGGCTGCTTCCATTCCATCCTGAAGCTGAAAAGAAGATTGGATGCGGAATTGACTATATCACa ATTGGGTATCATCCTGAATTCGAAAGGTCACGCTGTTTGTTCATAGTTCGAAAGGATGGAGAGTTGGTTGACTTTTCTTACTGGAAATGCATAAAGGGCCTGATCAAGAAGAACTATCCTTTATATGCTGACAGTTTCATTCTCAGACATTTCCGACGGCATAGGCGTAGTGTATGA
- the LOC132184066 gene encoding ABSCISIC ACID-INSENSITIVE 5-like protein 5, whose translation MGTNLNMKNFGSDTPGDGNGRAPGNFPLARQSSIYALTFDELQNTMGGSLGKDFGSMNMDELLKNIWSAEDAQSIMAKPSWTAGPEGAGPPGGYLQRQGSLTLPRTLSQKTVDEVWKNISQDATGNGSSSLPQRQHTLGEMTLEEFLFRAGVVREDAQLDAKPVGGTASTGGFLGNTGLGIGFQQTGGGTGLMGNRIPESNNQFSIQSSNLPLNVNGVRSDQTQLSRPQQPQIFPKPITVAYGTHQMPQLGSPGMRGGIVGIGDQGLTSGLVPSAALQGGGMGMVGLGAGAGGVSVATGSPVNQLSSDGIGKSNGDMSSVSPVPYAFNGGLRGRRSGGPVEKVVERRQRRMIKNRESAARSRARKQAYTMELEAEVAKLKEDNEELRKKQEEIIQMQTNQVMEIMNLHREVKKQCLRKTHSGPW comes from the exons ATGGGGACCAATTTGAACATGAAGAATTTCGGGTCGGACACACCGGGCGATGGCAACGGAAGGGCGCCGGGGAACTTTCCGTTGGCGCGGCAATCGTCGATCTACGCCTTGACCTTCGATGAGTTGCAGAACACGATGGGTGGGAGCCTAGGCAAGGACTTCGGGTCCATGAACATGGACGAGCTACTCAAGAACATTTGGAGCGCCGAGGATGCCCAGAGCATTATGGCCAAGCCGTCCTGGACTGCCGGACCAGAAGGGGCTGGCCCACCTGGTGGTTATCTACAGAGGCAGGGCTCGCTGACTCTGCCGAGGACGCTGAGCCAGAAGACCGTGGACGAGGTCTGGAAAAATATATCCCAGGATGCGACTGGAAATGGAAGCTCAAGCTTGCCGCAGAGGCAGCATACCTTAGGGGAGATGACTTTGGAGGAGTTCTTGTTCAGAGCTGGAGTTGTGAGAGAGGACGCCCAATTGGATGCCAAGCCTGTTGGTGGTACTGCTAGTACCGGAGGGTTCTTAGGAAATACTGGTTTGGGAATTGGATTTCAGCAGACTGGTGGGGGTACCGGGTTGATGGGGAATCGGATTCCAGAGAGTAATAATCAGTTTTCGATTCAGTCTTCGAATTTGCCACTGAATGTGAATGGGGTCAGATCGGATCAGACACAGTTGTCACGGCCTCAGCAGCCGCAGATTTTTCCTAAGCCGATTACGGTGGCTTATGGCACACATCAGATGCCTCAGCTGGGTAGTCCAGGGATGAGGGGTGGGATTGTGGGGATAGGAGATCAGGGTTTGACTAGCGGGTTGGTTCCGAGTGCGGCACTGCAGGGTGGAGGAATGGGAATGGTGGGGTTAGGAGCTGGAGCTGGAGGTGTTAGCGTTGCGACGGGATCGCCAGTGAACCAGCTGTCGTCGGATGGGATTGGGAAGAGCAATGGTGATATGTCGTCAGTGTCACCAGTTCCTTATGCGTTTAATGGTGGTTTGAGGGGGAGGAGGTCAGGTGGGCCTGTGGAGAAGGTCGTTGAGAGGAGGCAGAGGAGGATGATTAAGAATAGGGAGTCAGCTGCGAGGTCGCGAGCTCGAAAGCAG GCTTATACCATGGAACTGGAAGCTGAAGTTGCAAAGTTAAAGGAGGATAACGAAGAATTGCGGAAAAAGCAG GAAGAAATTATCCAAATGCAAACGAATCAG GTCATGGAGATCATGAATCTACACCGGGAAGTTAAGAAACAATGCTTGAGAAAAACACACAGTGGTCCGTGGTAA